The following proteins are co-located in the Diorhabda carinulata isolate Delta chromosome 4, icDioCari1.1, whole genome shotgun sequence genome:
- the LOC130892355 gene encoding methionine aminopeptidase 1 — MAGMGQCETEGCSNPAKLQCPTCIKLGITGSFFCSQDCFKNNWKTHKIIHSLAKGENIDGKKDTAYNPWPNYTFTGKLRPFPQTNKRTVPPHIQRPDYADHPQGFPLSEQAVKGSGVIKILDDEEIEGMKVAGKLGREVLDEAARVCDVGVTTDEIDRIVHEACIERECYPSPLNYYEFPASCCTSVNEVICHGIPDIRQLQDGDLCNVDVTVYHRGFHGDLNETFFVGNVSEKHKNLVKVTHECLTKAIEIVKPGEKYREIGNVIQKHAQANGYSVVRSYCGHGIHRLFHTTPNVPHYAKNRAVGVMKPGHCFTIEPMISEGTWRDEIWPDKWTAVTADGQWSAQFEQTLLVNETGCQILTRRRDNNGQPHFMDKIPA, encoded by the exons ATGGCAGGTATGGGGCAATGTGAAACTGAAGGTTGTTCGAATCCTGCCAAATTGCAATGTCCTACTTGTATAAAGTTAGGAATTACGGGATCATTTTTCTGTTCCCAagattgtttcaaaaataactgGAAAACTCACAAGATCATTCATTCTTTAGCTA AAGGAGAAAATATAGATGGAAAAAAAGATACTGCTTACAATCCGTGGCCAAACTATACATTTACAGGTAAGTTAAGGCCTTTCCCTCAGACTAATAAAAGAACCGTACCACCCCATATCCAAAGGCCTGATTATGCAGATCATCCCCAAGGTTTCCCATTAAGTGAACAAGCAGTTAAGGGTTCCGGGGTCATAAAAATACTAGACGACGAGGAAATTGAAG GGATGAAAGTAGCCGGGAAATTGGGTAGAGAAGTTCTAGATGAGGCTGCAAGAGTATGTGATGTAGGGGTTACTACGGACGAAATTGACAGGATTGTACACGAAGCTTGTATAGAAAGAGAATGTTACCCTTCTCCCCTCAATTACTACGAGTTTCCAGCTTCGTGCTGTACGTCCGTCAACGAAGTGATTTGTCACGGTATTCCTGATATTAGACAACTACAAGATGGAGATCTGTGTAATGTTGATGTTACCGTGTACCACAGGGGATTCCATGGTGATTTGAATGAGACTTTCTTTGTTGGAAATGTCAGTGAAAAACACAAGAATTTAGTGAAG GTCACCCACGAATGCTTAACGAAAGCAATAGAAATAGTGAAACCGGGTGAAAAATACCGAGAAATTGGTAACGTAATACAGAAGCACGCCCAAGCTAATGGATATTCAGTGGTAAGAAGTTATTGCGGTCACGGTATACACAGATTATTTCACACGACCCCGAACGTGCCTCACTACGCTa aaaatcgaGCCGTCGGAGTGATGAAACCTGGTCATTGTTTCACCATCGAGCCGATGATATCGGAGGGAACGTGGAGAGATGAAATATGGCCGGATAAGTGGACGGCCGTTACCGCCGACGGTCAATGGTCCGCCCAATTCGAACAAACTCTGTTAGTCAACGAAACCGGATGTCAAATATTGACGCGCAGAAGAGACAACAACGGACAACCTCACTTTATGGATAAAATACCCGCCTAG